In a single window of the Drosophila albomicans strain 15112-1751.03 chromosome 3, ASM965048v2, whole genome shotgun sequence genome:
- the LOC117568388 gene encoding multiple C2 and transmembrane domain-containing protein isoform X3 has product MDWPSPIRFGPRMLLKRLRQQHSELREQLELGCEELKEHFQRNSKLAESSKRLKSQIWSSVVTILLVKAKDLPLAEDGNKLIDTHFKFRLGNEKYKTKSSWTERWLEQFDLHLFDEDQNLELALWNRNTLFGKANIDLSVFQRENTHGIWKPLEDCSGEVFLMLTISGTTALETISDLKAFKEDPRETQQLRDRYRFLRSLQNLRDVGHLTVKVFGATGLAAADIGGKSDPFCVLELGNARLQTQTEYKTLTPNWNKIFTFNVKDITQVLEVTVFDEDRDHRVEFLGKLVIPLLRIKSGVKRWYTLKDKNLCVRAKGNSPQIQLELTVVWNEVRAVCRALQPKEEKLIQQEAKFKRQLFLRNVNRLKEVIMDILEAARYVQSCFEWESPVRSSIAFVLWIVACVYGDLETVPLVLLLIILKKWLIRLITGTTDANAGHYDYDYDEDDDDDKEKEEKKSIKERLQAIQEVSQTVQNTIGYLASLAESTINTFNFSVPELTWLAVVLLLGAIFVLHFVPLRWLLLFWGFMKFSRRILRPNTIPNNELLDFLSRVPDNEAINQFRELPPSAPTDQARNNPKKKLKGS; this is encoded by the exons ATGGATTGGCCTAGTCCCATTCGGTTTGGGCCGCGCATGTTGCTCAAGCGACTGCGCCAACAGCACAGCGAGCTACGTGAGCAGCTCGAGCTGGGCTGCGAGGAGCTTAAGGAG CATTTTCAACGCAATTCCAAACTGGCTGAGTCATCGAAGCGCTTGAAATCGCAAATCTGGAGCTCGGTGGTGACAATACTTTTGGTCAAGGCCAAAGATCTGCCGCTGGCCGAGGATGGCAATAAGCTGATTGACACACACTTTAAGTTTCG GCTGGGCAACGAGAAATACAAGACAAAGTCTTCCTGGACGGAGCGTTGGCTGGAACAGTTCGATTTGCATCTGTTCGATGAGGATCAGAATCTGGAGCTGGCACTCTGGAATCGCAACACGCTCTTTGGCAAGGCCAACATCGATCTGAGCGTCTTCCAGCGCGAGAATACACATGGTATCTGGAAACCTCTCGAGGATTGCTCCGGCGAGGTGTTTCTCATGCTTACCATCAGTGGCACCACAGCCCTAGAGACCATCAGCGACCTCAAGGCATTCAAGGAGGATCCGCGTGAGACGCAACAGCTGCGTGATCGCTATCGCTTCCTACGCAGTTTGCAGAATCTCCGGGATGTCGGACATCTCACGGTGAAGGTCTTTGGCGCCACAGGGCTAGCTGCCGCGGATATCGGGGGAAAATCCGATCCATTCTGTGTCCTGGAGCTGGGGAATGCTCGACTGCAGACACAAACCGAATACAAAACGCTGACGCCCAACTGGAACAAGATCTTCACCTT CAATGTCAAGGATATCACACAGGTGCTGGAGGTTACAGTCTTCGATGAGGATCGCGATCATCGTGTCGAGTTCCTGGGCAAACTAGTCATTCCCCTGCTGCGCATCAAGAGTGGCGTCAAGCGTTGGTACACTCTGAAGGATAAAAATCTCTGTGTGCGTGCCAAGGGCAACTCGCCACAGATTCAGCTGGAACTCACAGTGGTCTGGAACGAGGTGCGCGCGGTGTGTCGTGCCTTGCAGCCCAAGGAGGAGAAATTAATCCAGCAGGAGGCAAAGTTCAAGCGCCAGCTATTTTTGCGCAATGTCAATCGCCTCAAGGAGGTCATCATGGACATCTTGGAGGCTGCGCGCTACGTGCA AAGCTGCTTCGAGTGGGAATCGCCTGTGCGTTCGAGCATTGCCTTTGTGCTGTGGATCGTGGCCTGCGTGTATGGCGATCTAGAGACAGTTCCCCTCGTGCTTCTACTCATCATACTGAA AAAGTGGTTGATCAGGCTCATCACTGGCACTACAGATGCCAATGCTGGGCACTATGACTACGATTatgatgaggatgacgatgatgacaaggagaaggaggagaaaaAGTCAATCAAAGAGCGTCTTCAGGCCATACAAGAAGTCTCCCAGACCGTACAGAATACCATTGGCTACCTGGCCTCTCTAGCTGAGAGCACCATCAA CACATTCAACTTTTCCGTCCCCGAACTGACCTGGCTGGcagttgtgctgctgctgggtgCAATATTTGTGCTGCATTTTGTGCCGCTgcgttggctgctgctcttctGGGGCTTCATGAAGTTCTCCCGACGCATTCTGCGACCCAACACCATACCAAACAACGAGCTGCTGGACTTCCTATCGCGTGTGCCCGACAATGAGGCAATT AATCAATTCAGGGAGCTGCCACCGTCGGCGCCCACCGATCAAGCGCGCAACAATCCTAAAAAGAAGCTCAAAGGATCATAG
- the LOC117568388 gene encoding multiple C2 and transmembrane domain-containing protein isoform X2: MQTKPTKRHATFALCHRINKIFPVVAARIHYVEREERPCSSSSRLAAGGSIDVSANASPPSGVGISPQGSPQLQQRLGKHLSKSASELNGHDCHSNESPHISPKRAKSAASQQLAGGIASSGATGGSGGSVASGAGVLQKTHGFFNNLRHRWSRAKSKDRIGRKSPSDFLEESTDYAADYSSESSSVTQSPRHRATTIIGGSPLARDFRATAKMAQVIQRFGGSMEGRIDEQPENGNGHVAMVSSSASAQQQLDALQLRVHLKSGCDLVAMDKNGLSDPYVKFKVGGRLLHKSRTIHRDLNPVWDEVFIVPVEDPFQPIIVKVFDYDWGLQDDFMGSAKIDLTQLELGKAEDINLQLSDTNNGEPGLGMGEILINLTLWPRSQEDKEMHFQRNSKLAESSKRLKSQIWSSVVTILLVKAKDLPLAEDGNKLIDTHFKFRLGNEKYKTKSSWTERWLEQFDLHLFDEDQNLELALWNRNTLFGKANIDLSVFQRENTHGIWKPLEDCSGEVFLMLTISGTTALETISDLKAFKEDPRETQQLRDRYRFLRSLQNLRDVGHLTVKVFGATGLAAADIGGKSDPFCVLELGNARLQTQTEYKTLTPNWNKIFTFNVKDITQVLEVTVFDEDRDHRVEFLGKLVIPLLRIKSGVKRWYTLKDKNLCVRAKGNSPQIQLELTVVWNEVRAVCRALQPKEEKLIQQEAKFKRQLFLRNVNRLKEVIMDILEAARYVQSCFEWESPVRSSIAFVLWIVACVYGDLETVPLVLLLIILKKWLIRLITGTTDANAGHYDYDYDEDDDDDKEKEEKKSIKERLQAIQEVSQTVQNTIGYLASLAESTINTFNFSVPELTWLAVVLLLGAIFVLHFVPLRWLLLFWGFMKFSRRILRPNTIPNNELLDFLSRVPDNEAINQFRELPPSAPTDQARNNPKKKLKGS; the protein is encoded by the exons ATGCAAACAAAGCCTACTAAGAGGCATGCCACATTCGCGCTGTGCCACAGAATCAACAAAATCTTTCCAGTCGTTGCAg CACGCATTCACTACGTGGAGCGCGAGGAGCGACCttgcagtagcagcagccGATTGGCAGCCGGTGGCAGCATTGATGTCAGCGCCAACGCCTCGCCACCGAGTGGGGTAGGCATCTCGCCACAGGGTTCGCCGCAGTTGCAGCAGCGCCTGGGCAAGCATCTCAGCAAATCCGCATCCGAATTGAATGGTCACGATTGCCACAGCAACGAATCGCCGCACATATCACCGAAACGCGCCAAAAGCGCCGCATCGCAGCAGCTGGCCGGTGGCATTGCCAGCAGTGGTGCCACCGGTGGCTCGGGGGGCAGTGTTGCCAGCGGTGCGGGTGTGCTGCAGAAGACACACGGCTTCTTCAACAATCTGCGGCATCGCTGGAGTCGCGCCAAGAGCAAAGATCGCATCGGACGCAAGTCACCAAGTGATTTTCTCGAGGAGAGCACCGACTATGCTGCCGACTACAGCTCGGAGAGCAGCTCCGTAACCCAAAGTCCGCGACACAGAGCCACCACCATAATTGGAGGTTCGCCGCTGGCCCGTGACTTTCGTGCCACGGCGAAAATGGCGCAGGTGATTCAACGCTTTGGCGGCTCCATGGAGGGTCGCATCGATGAGCAGCCCGAGAATGGCAATGGGCATGTCGCCATGGTCTCGTCGAGTGCATCCGCTCAACAGCAGTTGGATGCACTGCAG CTGCGCGTCCATCTCAAGTCCGGCTGCGACCTGGTTGCCATGGACAAAAACG GACTGAGTGATCCTTATGTCAAATTCAAGGTGGGCGGACGATTGTTACACAAGTCGCGCACAATACACCGCGACCTCAATCCAGTGTGGGACGAGGTCTTCATTGTGCCCGTCGAGGACCCGTTTCAACCGATTATTGTCAAG GTCTTTGACTACGATTGGGGACTGCAGGATGATTTCATGGGCTCGGCGAAAATCGATCTCACTCAACTGGAGCTGGGCAAGGCGGAAGATATCAATCTGCAGCTGAGCGATACGAACAACGGCGAGCCGGGCCTCGGCATGGGCGAGATACTCATCAATCTGACGCTGTGGCCACGCAGTCAGGAGGACAAGGAAATG CATTTTCAACGCAATTCCAAACTGGCTGAGTCATCGAAGCGCTTGAAATCGCAAATCTGGAGCTCGGTGGTGACAATACTTTTGGTCAAGGCCAAAGATCTGCCGCTGGCCGAGGATGGCAATAAGCTGATTGACACACACTTTAAGTTTCG GCTGGGCAACGAGAAATACAAGACAAAGTCTTCCTGGACGGAGCGTTGGCTGGAACAGTTCGATTTGCATCTGTTCGATGAGGATCAGAATCTGGAGCTGGCACTCTGGAATCGCAACACGCTCTTTGGCAAGGCCAACATCGATCTGAGCGTCTTCCAGCGCGAGAATACACATGGTATCTGGAAACCTCTCGAGGATTGCTCCGGCGAGGTGTTTCTCATGCTTACCATCAGTGGCACCACAGCCCTAGAGACCATCAGCGACCTCAAGGCATTCAAGGAGGATCCGCGTGAGACGCAACAGCTGCGTGATCGCTATCGCTTCCTACGCAGTTTGCAGAATCTCCGGGATGTCGGACATCTCACGGTGAAGGTCTTTGGCGCCACAGGGCTAGCTGCCGCGGATATCGGGGGAAAATCCGATCCATTCTGTGTCCTGGAGCTGGGGAATGCTCGACTGCAGACACAAACCGAATACAAAACGCTGACGCCCAACTGGAACAAGATCTTCACCTT CAATGTCAAGGATATCACACAGGTGCTGGAGGTTACAGTCTTCGATGAGGATCGCGATCATCGTGTCGAGTTCCTGGGCAAACTAGTCATTCCCCTGCTGCGCATCAAGAGTGGCGTCAAGCGTTGGTACACTCTGAAGGATAAAAATCTCTGTGTGCGTGCCAAGGGCAACTCGCCACAGATTCAGCTGGAACTCACAGTGGTCTGGAACGAGGTGCGCGCGGTGTGTCGTGCCTTGCAGCCCAAGGAGGAGAAATTAATCCAGCAGGAGGCAAAGTTCAAGCGCCAGCTATTTTTGCGCAATGTCAATCGCCTCAAGGAGGTCATCATGGACATCTTGGAGGCTGCGCGCTACGTGCA AAGCTGCTTCGAGTGGGAATCGCCTGTGCGTTCGAGCATTGCCTTTGTGCTGTGGATCGTGGCCTGCGTGTATGGCGATCTAGAGACAGTTCCCCTCGTGCTTCTACTCATCATACTGAA AAAGTGGTTGATCAGGCTCATCACTGGCACTACAGATGCCAATGCTGGGCACTATGACTACGATTatgatgaggatgacgatgatgacaaggagaaggaggagaaaaAGTCAATCAAAGAGCGTCTTCAGGCCATACAAGAAGTCTCCCAGACCGTACAGAATACCATTGGCTACCTGGCCTCTCTAGCTGAGAGCACCATCAA CACATTCAACTTTTCCGTCCCCGAACTGACCTGGCTGGcagttgtgctgctgctgggtgCAATATTTGTGCTGCATTTTGTGCCGCTgcgttggctgctgctcttctGGGGCTTCATGAAGTTCTCCCGACGCATTCTGCGACCCAACACCATACCAAACAACGAGCTGCTGGACTTCCTATCGCGTGTGCCCGACAATGAGGCAATT AATCAATTCAGGGAGCTGCCACCGTCGGCGCCCACCGATCAAGCGCGCAACAATCCTAAAAAGAAGCTCAAAGGATCATAG
- the LOC117568389 gene encoding probable 3-hydroxyisobutyrate dehydrogenase, mitochondrial — translation MSLRIVSQSLVNAWSQTLVRGMSTQGGSKNIGFVGLGNMGGHMASNLIKAGHKLHVFDISKPACDNLKAKGATVYTKTSELAKNSDFVITMLPNNDIVDASYEEMTADGVNKNTFFIDSSTIDPTLVKSLQKRISAKGARFIDAPVSGGVPGAEQATLTFMVGGTEAEYNTVKAVLECMGKRITHCGDYGMGQAAKLANNMMLAISMIGVSEAMNLAMRLGLNPNTFAEIINSSTGRCWASELYNPVPGVTPTAPANRDYAGGFSTDLITKDLGLASGVATSSNTPIPMGALAHQIYRNLKSKGLGNKDFSIVYDYMKNDKN, via the coding sequence ATGTCGCTTCGCATTGTATCGCAGTCCCTAGTGAACGCCTGGAGCCAGACTCTGGTGCGTGGAATGTCCACACAGGGCGGCTCCAAGAACATTGGCTTCGTCGGTCTGGGTAACATGGGCGGCCATATGGCCAGCAATCTGATCAAGGCTGGTCATAAGCTCCATGTGTTCGATATCTCGAAACCTGCCTGCGACAATCTGAAGGCAAAGGGCGCCACTGTCTACACAAAGACCTCGGAGCTGGCCAAGAACTCCGACTTTGTCATCACCATGCTGCCCAACAACGACATCGTCGATGCTTCGTACGAGGAGATGACCGCCGATGGCGTCAACAAGAACACCTTCTTCATTGACTCCTCCACCATTGATCCCACACTGGTGAAATCGCTGCAGAAGCGCATTAGCGCCAAGGGTGCTCGCTTCATCGATGCTCCCGTCTCCGGCGGTGTTCCCGGCGCCGAACAGGCCACGTTGACCTTCATGGTCGGCGGAACTGAGGCTGAGTACAACACCGTCAAGGCTGTGCTCGAGTGCATGGGCAAGCGCATCACCCACTGCGGTGACTATGGCATGGGTCAGGCTGCCAAATTGGCCAACAACATGATGCTGGCCATCTCGATGATTGGTGTCTCTGAGGCGATGAATCTGGCCATGCGCCTGGGTCTGAATCCCAACACATTCGCTGAGATTATCAACTCGTCCACTGGCCGCTGCTGGGCCTCAGAGCTTTACAATCCCGTGCCCGGCGTGACTCCCACAGCACCAGCCAACCGCGACTACGCTGGCGGTTTCTCCACCGATCTGATCACCAAGGATTTGGGTCTGGCCTCCGGTGTGGCCACCTCCTCGAACACTCCCATTCCCATGGGCGCACTCGCTCATCAAATCTATCGCAACCTCAAGTCCAAGGGTCTGGGCAACAAGGACTTCTCCATTGTCTATGACTACATGAAGAACGACAAGAACTAA
- the LOC117569133 gene encoding elongation of very long chain fatty acids protein F-like, with protein MLSRVLEVFFLPAADPVAAKLPFLDSAWPTTILLFSYLAFVLKWGKIFMEDRRPFNLTKILIWYNIFQVIYNFLMFSAGVYVFLIKPIYDLRCMPTIALDHPNKNTERVLGYIYFINKIIDLLDTIFFVLRKSYKQITVLHVFHHVLMVFVIYWVVRFYGVGGQFMVMGLLNTFVHTVMYFYYMVSAKYSGLKGSIWWKKYITLIQIIQFIIVLSQSVYIYFFNSQCKFPTSLQFLISSCASLFIVMFTSFYIKTYTTSRPQKQH; from the exons atgctTTCGAGAGTGCTTGAGGTATTTTTTCTGCCTGCAGCAG ATCCTGTCGCAGCGAAACTTCCATTTCTGGATTCTGCATGGCCCACTACAATTCTACTTTTTAGCTATCTTGCCTTTGTCTTAAAATGgggcaaaatatttatggagGACCGAAGACcgtttaatttaacaaaaatattaatttggtataatatattccaagttatttataattttctaatgTTTTCTGCTGGAG TCTACGTCTTCTTAATTAAACCAATATACGACTTAAGATGCATGCCAACTATTGCTCTGGATCATCCCAATAAGAATACTGAAAGAGTATTAggctatatttatttcatcaaTAAGATAATAGATCTTTTGGATACCATCTTCTTTGTACTTCGAAAGAGTTACAAGCAGATTACAGTACTGCACGTCTTCCACCATGTATTGATGGTCTTTGTCATATATTGGGTGGTTAGATTCTACGGAGTCGGAGGACAATTTATGGTCATGGGACTCCTAAATACATTTGTGCACACCGTGATGTACTTTTATTACATGGTTTCTGCGAAGTACTCTGGCCTGAAAGGAAGTATTTGGTGGAAGAAGTACATAACCCTGattcaaataattcaatttattattgtattgtcACAGtctgtttatatatatttctttaattcgCAATGTAAATTCCCAACGAGTTTACAGTTCTTGATTTCGTCATGTGCTTCTTTATTCATTGTAATGTTCACGAGTTTTTATATTAAGACGTATACCACGTCTCGTCCACAAAAACAGCATTAG
- the LOC117568388 gene encoding multiple C2 and transmembrane domain-containing protein isoform X1: MQTKPTKRHATFALCHRINKIFPVVAARIHYVEREERPCSSSSRLAAGGSIDVSANASPPSGVGISPQGSPQLQQRLGKHLSKSASELNGHDCHSNESPHISPKRAKSAASQQLAGGIASSGATGGSGGSVASGAGVLQKTHGFFNNLRHRWSRAKSKDRIGRKSPSDFLEESTDYAADYSSESSSVTQSPRHRATTIIGGSPLARDFRATAKMAQVIQRFGGSMEGRIDEQPENGNGHVAMVSSSASAQQQLDALQADELRRKREAQLRQFVFFQLRVHLKSGCDLVAMDKNGLSDPYVKFKVGGRLLHKSRTIHRDLNPVWDEVFIVPVEDPFQPIIVKVFDYDWGLQDDFMGSAKIDLTQLELGKAEDINLQLSDTNNGEPGLGMGEILINLTLWPRSQEDKEMHFQRNSKLAESSKRLKSQIWSSVVTILLVKAKDLPLAEDGNKLIDTHFKFRLGNEKYKTKSSWTERWLEQFDLHLFDEDQNLELALWNRNTLFGKANIDLSVFQRENTHGIWKPLEDCSGEVFLMLTISGTTALETISDLKAFKEDPRETQQLRDRYRFLRSLQNLRDVGHLTVKVFGATGLAAADIGGKSDPFCVLELGNARLQTQTEYKTLTPNWNKIFTFNVKDITQVLEVTVFDEDRDHRVEFLGKLVIPLLRIKSGVKRWYTLKDKNLCVRAKGNSPQIQLELTVVWNEVRAVCRALQPKEEKLIQQEAKFKRQLFLRNVNRLKEVIMDILEAARYVQSCFEWESPVRSSIAFVLWIVACVYGDLETVPLVLLLIILKKWLIRLITGTTDANAGHYDYDYDEDDDDDKEKEEKKSIKERLQAIQEVSQTVQNTIGYLASLAESTINTFNFSVPELTWLAVVLLLGAIFVLHFVPLRWLLLFWGFMKFSRRILRPNTIPNNELLDFLSRVPDNEAINQFRELPPSAPTDQARNNPKKKLKGS, from the exons ATGCAAACAAAGCCTACTAAGAGGCATGCCACATTCGCGCTGTGCCACAGAATCAACAAAATCTTTCCAGTCGTTGCAg CACGCATTCACTACGTGGAGCGCGAGGAGCGACCttgcagtagcagcagccGATTGGCAGCCGGTGGCAGCATTGATGTCAGCGCCAACGCCTCGCCACCGAGTGGGGTAGGCATCTCGCCACAGGGTTCGCCGCAGTTGCAGCAGCGCCTGGGCAAGCATCTCAGCAAATCCGCATCCGAATTGAATGGTCACGATTGCCACAGCAACGAATCGCCGCACATATCACCGAAACGCGCCAAAAGCGCCGCATCGCAGCAGCTGGCCGGTGGCATTGCCAGCAGTGGTGCCACCGGTGGCTCGGGGGGCAGTGTTGCCAGCGGTGCGGGTGTGCTGCAGAAGACACACGGCTTCTTCAACAATCTGCGGCATCGCTGGAGTCGCGCCAAGAGCAAAGATCGCATCGGACGCAAGTCACCAAGTGATTTTCTCGAGGAGAGCACCGACTATGCTGCCGACTACAGCTCGGAGAGCAGCTCCGTAACCCAAAGTCCGCGACACAGAGCCACCACCATAATTGGAGGTTCGCCGCTGGCCCGTGACTTTCGTGCCACGGCGAAAATGGCGCAGGTGATTCAACGCTTTGGCGGCTCCATGGAGGGTCGCATCGATGAGCAGCCCGAGAATGGCAATGGGCATGTCGCCATGGTCTCGTCGAGTGCATCCGCTCAACAGCAGTTGGATGCACTGCAG GCCGATGAGCTGCGCCGCAAGCGTGAGGCTCAATTACGACAATTCGTCTTCTTTCAGCTGCGCGTCCATCTCAAGTCCGGCTGCGACCTGGTTGCCATGGACAAAAACG GACTGAGTGATCCTTATGTCAAATTCAAGGTGGGCGGACGATTGTTACACAAGTCGCGCACAATACACCGCGACCTCAATCCAGTGTGGGACGAGGTCTTCATTGTGCCCGTCGAGGACCCGTTTCAACCGATTATTGTCAAG GTCTTTGACTACGATTGGGGACTGCAGGATGATTTCATGGGCTCGGCGAAAATCGATCTCACTCAACTGGAGCTGGGCAAGGCGGAAGATATCAATCTGCAGCTGAGCGATACGAACAACGGCGAGCCGGGCCTCGGCATGGGCGAGATACTCATCAATCTGACGCTGTGGCCACGCAGTCAGGAGGACAAGGAAATG CATTTTCAACGCAATTCCAAACTGGCTGAGTCATCGAAGCGCTTGAAATCGCAAATCTGGAGCTCGGTGGTGACAATACTTTTGGTCAAGGCCAAAGATCTGCCGCTGGCCGAGGATGGCAATAAGCTGATTGACACACACTTTAAGTTTCG GCTGGGCAACGAGAAATACAAGACAAAGTCTTCCTGGACGGAGCGTTGGCTGGAACAGTTCGATTTGCATCTGTTCGATGAGGATCAGAATCTGGAGCTGGCACTCTGGAATCGCAACACGCTCTTTGGCAAGGCCAACATCGATCTGAGCGTCTTCCAGCGCGAGAATACACATGGTATCTGGAAACCTCTCGAGGATTGCTCCGGCGAGGTGTTTCTCATGCTTACCATCAGTGGCACCACAGCCCTAGAGACCATCAGCGACCTCAAGGCATTCAAGGAGGATCCGCGTGAGACGCAACAGCTGCGTGATCGCTATCGCTTCCTACGCAGTTTGCAGAATCTCCGGGATGTCGGACATCTCACGGTGAAGGTCTTTGGCGCCACAGGGCTAGCTGCCGCGGATATCGGGGGAAAATCCGATCCATTCTGTGTCCTGGAGCTGGGGAATGCTCGACTGCAGACACAAACCGAATACAAAACGCTGACGCCCAACTGGAACAAGATCTTCACCTT CAATGTCAAGGATATCACACAGGTGCTGGAGGTTACAGTCTTCGATGAGGATCGCGATCATCGTGTCGAGTTCCTGGGCAAACTAGTCATTCCCCTGCTGCGCATCAAGAGTGGCGTCAAGCGTTGGTACACTCTGAAGGATAAAAATCTCTGTGTGCGTGCCAAGGGCAACTCGCCACAGATTCAGCTGGAACTCACAGTGGTCTGGAACGAGGTGCGCGCGGTGTGTCGTGCCTTGCAGCCCAAGGAGGAGAAATTAATCCAGCAGGAGGCAAAGTTCAAGCGCCAGCTATTTTTGCGCAATGTCAATCGCCTCAAGGAGGTCATCATGGACATCTTGGAGGCTGCGCGCTACGTGCA AAGCTGCTTCGAGTGGGAATCGCCTGTGCGTTCGAGCATTGCCTTTGTGCTGTGGATCGTGGCCTGCGTGTATGGCGATCTAGAGACAGTTCCCCTCGTGCTTCTACTCATCATACTGAA AAAGTGGTTGATCAGGCTCATCACTGGCACTACAGATGCCAATGCTGGGCACTATGACTACGATTatgatgaggatgacgatgatgacaaggagaaggaggagaaaaAGTCAATCAAAGAGCGTCTTCAGGCCATACAAGAAGTCTCCCAGACCGTACAGAATACCATTGGCTACCTGGCCTCTCTAGCTGAGAGCACCATCAA CACATTCAACTTTTCCGTCCCCGAACTGACCTGGCTGGcagttgtgctgctgctgggtgCAATATTTGTGCTGCATTTTGTGCCGCTgcgttggctgctgctcttctGGGGCTTCATGAAGTTCTCCCGACGCATTCTGCGACCCAACACCATACCAAACAACGAGCTGCTGGACTTCCTATCGCGTGTGCCCGACAATGAGGCAATT AATCAATTCAGGGAGCTGCCACCGTCGGCGCCCACCGATCAAGCGCGCAACAATCCTAAAAAGAAGCTCAAAGGATCATAG
- the LOC117568864 gene encoding elongation of very long chain fatty acids protein F-like: MCIGMLSKVFKVFDRPAADPIGAQLPLMGSAWPVTILMLIYFLIVLKYGKKCMENRNPYDITKIIIGYNLFQVIYNGVLFCFCFYNYVIDPIYDLSCMTILPLDHPSKNIERTITYAFIVNKIIDLLDTIFFVLRKSYKQITVLHVYHHALMVYYTWWVHRIYGVGGQFITTAMLNTWIHTIMYFYYMISAIYPGLKDRLWWKKYITIFQIIQFTIIISHSLYILIFNPECKYPLILHFMIISIAFTFLVMFTKFYIKTYVKPRNQKKH, from the exons ATGTGCATTGGAATGctttcaaaagtatttaaagtttttgatCGGCCCGCCGCag ATCCCATCGGGGCACAACTTCCTTTAATGGGATCTGCATGGCCGGTCACAATTCTGATGctgatttattttctaattgtCTTGAAATATGGCAAAAAATGTATGGAAAATCGCAATCCATACGATATAACAAAGATTATAATTGGATACAATCTTTTCCAAGTGATTTACAATGGTGTGCTATTTTGCTTCTGTT TCTATAACTATGTCATTGATCCGATATATGACTTAAGTTGCATGACAATACTGCCTCTAGACCATCCTTCTAAGAATATCGAACGCACGATAACCTATGCATTCATTGTCAATAAGATTATCGATCTACTCGATACTATCTTCTTTGTACTGCGAAAAAGTTACAAACAGATTACCGTGCTCCATGTTTATCATCATGCGCTGATGGTTTATTACACCTGGTGGGTGCATCGAATCTATGGAGTTGGCGGACAATTCATTACAACGGCGATGCTTAATACATGGATTCATacaattatgtatttttactACATGATTTCAGCCATTTATCCAGGACTGAAGGACCGCTTGTGGTGGAAGAAGTACATAaccatatttcaaataattcaGTTTACTATTATAATATCACATTCCCtctatatattaatatttaatccAGAATGTAAATACCCACTCATTTTACATTTCATGATTATCAGTATAGCTTTTACATTTCTTGTAATGTTTACGAAATTTTACATCAAAACTTATGTAAAGCCCCGAAATCAGAAGAAAcattaa